One Nostoc punctiforme PCC 73102 DNA window includes the following coding sequences:
- a CDS encoding helix-turn-helix transcriptional regulator has translation MTDCHILRKLKQARLDAGLSQLKAGKFIHCSQSTLCKKERGDRRFFAEELLQLCYLYKISPKDFIEKRRKRSKKKSDIKG, from the coding sequence ATGACAGATTGCCATATTTTAAGAAAGTTGAAGCAGGCAAGATTGGATGCAGGATTGTCACAGCTAAAAGCCGGGAAGTTCATCCATTGTTCTCAATCAACGCTTTGCAAAAAAGAGAGAGGCGATCGCCGCTTCTTTGCTGAAGAACTATTGCAACTTTGTTATCTTTATAAGATATCCCCGAAGGATTTTATAGAAAAACGTAGAAAGAGGTCAAAAAAGAAATCAGACATTAAAGGATAA